Proteins encoded together in one Scheffersomyces stipitis CBS 6054 chromosome 5, complete sequence window:
- the WWM1 gene encoding WW domain containing protein interacting with Metacaspase (MCA1) (WW domain containing protein interacting with Metacaspase (MCA1) involved in response to dessication), whose protein sequence is MSKADPKNPPSVPDGWVAKYDEKYKTYFYVDLATKKSQWEAPSGTKFAGDDVPPPAYAPPESRPVEKTSSRQSQQSQQSQYSQQSRPSGNQRAYGGYQQGYQQGPPQGYGGYPPQQGYPPQGYPPQQGYYQQYPPQQGYYQQQQQPQRQSNKFGAGSMAMGVGGGLLGGMLLGSAINNWEDHEQMEGYQDGYQDGYQDGGNDDYGGGDFGGGDFGGGDF, encoded by the coding sequence ATGAGCAAAGCCGATCCCAAGAACCCACCCTCTGTGCCTGACGGTTGGGTGGCCAAGTACGACGAGAAATACAAGACATACTTTTATGTTGATCTAGCAACCAAGAAATCGCAATGGGAAGCTCCCAGTGGCACGAAGTTTGCCGGTGACGACGTCCCCCCTCCAGCATACGCACCTCCGGAACTGAGACCAGTAGAGAAGACATCCTCAAGACAATCCCAACAGCTGCAACAACTGCAATACTCGCAACAGCTGAGACCTTCGGGTAACCAAAGGGCTTACGGTGGATACCAGCAAGGCTATCAACAAGGTCCTCCTCAGGGCTACGGTGGGTATCCTCCACAACAAGGCTACCCTCCACAAGGGTATCCTCCACAGCAAGGCTACTACCAACAATATCCTCCACAACAAGGCTActaccaacaacagcaacaaccaCAACGTCAAAGTAACAAGTTTGGCGCGGGATCCATGGCTATGGGTGTCGGTGGAGGTTTGTTGGGTGGTATGCTTTTGGGTAGTgccatcaacaactgggAAGATCATGAACAAATGGAAGGCTACCAGGATGGCTACCAGGATGGCTACCAGGATGGTGGAAACGACGACTACGGAGGAGGTGACTTTGGAGGAGGTGATTTTGGCGGAGGTGACTTCTGA
- the MDM1 gene encoding intermediate filament protein (Required for nuclear and mitochondrial transmission to daughter buds~go_process intracellular signaling cascade), protein MVLQVFGYSIVFFYVLRYTFIYWALFAIGGFLSLAIVGYFVIFVKVRKPIVNNPKVKRFKFVEPSIWNSHSDSSIEKLNKPIIADSFLVSETLEEFIDLIIKEFVDSWFKQVSKDSSFQDSIKVELKSIFTKLISRLADIDYARLLVSQVLPIVNEHFIYFTKAEETVRVKGTVPKSETPEYHLAIANQFDRGRLHPGVTVSNLENNDTNEKNYLRSKIASILPYLLSEQERSNEIVTSLVTEIVACTILTSILQMVGEGDFYNLLIVKLVGDNLKHRDQVKRLREALKEHTEMLAKKQSRREDEGTSSTFMITENTDIPSFKEMMSNVNEIDTNLIGNLSLSDILPNPRFFKVFSEFMKDQNRLEVLQFWKEIDSLRAPLEESALNEDGEVDMSVSLEFTSTDDIRRILDHYSQVYVNSVSKDLLQDVENLSNESSSESKLIRYQKARKTMFKVQQAIFNEMVETDLPAFKKSDLGNIQAISKNERVNPEVIQAVEDAFTKIMKDPSENENRFSYDQKINFSEKQAITAEVKKELFLFGYDSTEGLNLGSNNRSSKLFDDLSDESGTDTDSMTYDSDSQVLPIDSEESGNPGSEVFWAAPGNLNLAEEIPKLTDQIEKLNEQVKVLIPLIRKAELTNNISELKILTKSKVSVEREINSKELQKQQYIVQENDNSLYGKSRVSIQSYISGSENGKEFILYIVEVQKFSSNDPSIVRAGWVVARRFSQFFKLHEYLKLRYPQVSNIRFPKRTMSVLKFQQRQLVELRKIALEEYLQLLIQIPEVCSNKAFRSFLSSENFTLRKNQTFEDGITGDGSRSKNNVELVANKLYNGISTRLVPNFNTVPTKAATDVATNEEMMDNIKDMQQELKWFDEYGSSSSKEVFVKPICDLLISVFRLNNSKSWLRGRALVLILQQLFGTTIEKKTYEQVDLQLKTEEKMLDLLINLQNIVFPNGKFKDPPVLRTLYQRSTTRQEARVLLGVFMNETCSRIFGTSNTNFASTKIFSMIQNDFLNKHLILQIIDELVAKAFPELT, encoded by the exons ATGgtacttcaagtttttgGATACTCCATTGTATTTTTCTACGTTCTTCGATATACCTTCATATACTGGGCTCTATTTGCCATAGGAGGATTCCTATCTCTAGCCATTGTAGGCTATTTTGTGATATTTGTCAAAGTGAGGAAGCCAATTGTGAACAACCCAAAAGTAAAACGGTTCAAGTTCGTAGAACCATCCATCTGGAACTCGcattctgattcttcaattgagaaattgaacaaacCTATAATTGCCGATTCGTTCTTGGTTTCAGAGACATTGGAGGAGTTTATAGATTTGATTATCAAGGAATTTGTGGATAGCTGGTTCAAACAGGTCTCGAAGGACAGTTCGTTTCAAGACAGTATTAAAGTTGAATTGAAATCCATATTTACTAAGCTTATACTGAGACTAGCTGATATAGACTATGCTAGGTTGCTAGTATCTCAGGTTTTACCCATTGTTAATGAGCATTTCATTTACTTCACTAAAGCGGAAGAGACTGTCAGAGTAAAAGGAACAGTTCCCAAGAGCGAAACCCCTGAGTACCACCTAGCTATAGCTAATCAGTTTGACCGGGGTAGATTGCATCCTGGAGTTACTGTGTCtaatcttgaaaacaaCGATACCAACGAAAAGAATTACTTGAGAAGCAAAATCGCTTCTATACTACCATATCTTCTATCCGAACAAGAAAGATCAAATGAAATCGTGACTTCACTAGTAACAGAAATCGTTGCTTGCACAATATTGACTAGCATTCTACAAATGGTGGGAGAAGGCGATTTTTACAACTTGTTAATCGTCAAGCTTGTTGGTGATAATTTGAAGCATCGAGATCAAGTGAAGCGGTTAAGAGAGGCTTTAAAAGAACACACGGAAATGCTTGCTAAGAAACAGCTGCGAAGAGAAGACGAAggaacttcttccactttTATGATCACAGAAAATACGGATATTCCATCGTTCAAAGAGATGATGTCTAATGTCAATGAAATAGATA CGAATCTCATAGGAAATTTGCTGTTATCTGATATTCTTCCCAATCCTCGATTTTTTAAGGTCTTTTCTGAATTCATGAAGGATCAGAATAGGTTGGAAGTATTGCAATTCTGGAAGGAAATAGATTCTTTAAGAGCTCCATTAGAGGAATCTGCTTTGAATGAGGATGGCGAAGTGGACATGTCCGTTTCCTTAGAATTTACATCAACTGATGATATACGGCGAATTCTAGACCATTATTCGCAGGTATATGTAAACTCGGTAAGCAAGGACTTGCTTCAGGATGTTGAAAATCTCAGCAATGAAAGCTCCAGTGAAAGCAAATTAATAAGATATCAAAAAGCTAGAAAGACGATGTTTAAGGTTCAGCAAGCTATATTTAATGAAATGGTTGAAACTGATCTTCCTgccttcaagaaatcag ATCTTGGCAATATCCAGGCGATTTCCAAAAATGAGAGAGTTAATCCTGAGGTAATTCAAGCTGTGGAGGATGCCTTTACGAAAATTATGAAAGACCCTTCAGAGAACGAAAATAGATTTTCCTATGACcaaaagatcaactt TTCGGAAAAACAAGCAATCACAGCAGaagtgaagaaagaattaTT TTTGTTTGGTTACGATTCCACTGAAGGTCTCAATCTTGGGCTGAACAATAGGAGTTCGAAGCTTTTTGACGATCTCAGCGATGAATCTGGAACAGACACTGACTCAATGACATATGATTCCGATTCCCAAGTTTTGCCAATcgattcagaagaaagtggCAATCCTGGTCTGGAAGTATTTTGGGCTGCCCCAGGGAACTTGAATCTCGCGGAGGAAATCCCCAAACTCACTGACCAAATCGAGAAGCTCAATGAGCAGGTTAAGGTTTTAATTCCACTTATCAGGAAAGCAGAACTTACTAATAACATTTCTGAATTAAAAATTTTGACTAAGTCTAAAGTCAGCGTGGAGAGAGAAATAAATTCAAAGGAATTACAGAAACAGCAGTATATCGTTCAAGAAAACGATAATAGTTTATATGGCAAATCAAGAGTGAGCATTCAATCCTATATCAGCGGGTCTGAGAATGGGAAAGAATTCATACTATACATTGTTGAAGTGCAAAAATTTAGCAGCAACGATCCTCTGATTGTCAGAGCTGGTTGGGTTGTTGCTAGAAGATTTAGTCAATTCTTTAAGTTGCATgaatatttgaaattgaggTACCCTCAGGTGTCCAATATCCGATTCCCCAAGAGGACGATGTCTGTGCTTAAGTTTCAACAAAGGCAGCTTGTGGAATTGAGAAAGATTGCACTTGAAGAGTATTTACAGCTCTTGATCCAAATTCCTGAAGTGTGTCTGAATAAGGCGTTCAGATCGTTTCTATCATCAGAGAACTTTACACTTCGGAAGAATCAAACGTTTGAAGATGGGATCACTGGAGATGGAAGTCGCTCCAAGAATAATGTTGAATTGGTagccaacaagttgtaTAATGGAATTTCAACTAGGTTGGTTCCCAATTTCAATACTGTTCCTACGAAGGCAGCTACTGATGTAGCGActaatgaagaaatgatgGATAATATCAAGGATATGCAACAGGAATTGAAGTGGTTTGACGAATACGGCAGTTCGAGTAGCAAAGAGGTGTTTGTCAAACCGATCTGTGATTTGCTCATATCGGTATTTCGGCtcaacaattcaaagaGTTGGTTAAGAGGGCGAGCATTAGTGTTGATTCTACAACAGTTGTTTGGTACTACAATCGAAAAGAAAACCTACGAACAGGTTGATCTACAGCTAAAAACAGAGGAGAAGATGCtcgacttgttgatcaacttaCAGAATATAGTGTTCCCCAATGGCAAGTTCAAGGATCCACCAGTGTTACGTACTCTATATCAGAGATCAACAACCAGACAGGAAGCTCGTGTGCTACTTGGAGTATTTATGAATGAGACATGTTCGAGAATATTCGGTACGTCTAATACCAACTTCGCCTCAACCAAAATATTTTCCATGATCCAGAACGACTTTCTCAACAAGCACTTGATTCTTCAGATCATCGACGAATTGGTGGCAAAAGCATTTCCTGAGCTCACGTAA
- the PRP24 gene encoding U4/U6 snRNA-associated splicing factor (U4/U6 snRNA-associated splicing factor PRP24 (U4/U6 snRNP protein)): KALLNFHEDRTFDEPSFRNWKERIDHFRSKESDPELVTDLLQEAMADLKFHYYDIDKFIDYTIDYFAMAGATGSEIMNLRLQLLEIPHAGLQDSFSKMSATVSKYSTQYEDDMSVAQKTYSATLKKQKHIEIFELALLREPDNMSLWTEYVKNYAKYMAREDDDALLSIFRRAPKSDESWLPFCLLCIYTVYEQQFRGKVLDDRVLLHITGELTRLFPYHPSAYTEALKLPVDRIKMIITIKNLDLIHKSDYNEWKKVALAILTYLSSGISWNDPEIKKLQEKLDLQNFAIEFAEFAIVENNDIFHSVEKLSITLLERLGDQESVHKLAKQLVERFSDQCEVWLFLINFYISVNENKDFITSLFEKGVSFAKSLDWPERLIEEWIHFETVYGTPISSKKAVLFCNNTLQDLALEIQNESNEEVDDKQAVLSEDEDSEEGDKKRRKLNKNDSSAIVPPRSRENLMVKVENLTSDVTRNDITRFFSDCGSIRELSIVENSATIEFHEEREVLAAITKDKKKISGKEISVKRIVNCILFVNNYPPSMDQGCIRLMFEQIGKLASIRFPSQRSNHTRRFCYVEYENANSALQAVKIYNGKVLVDNVLHQDFALQVAISDSEAKSDRETKMESQIRVKNIDYMLDIEAIKGMFVECGTVTSVVIPKFQRNNFNQKNNGLAYVTFESNHEAQKAVQMDGKIIGGRPISVALSSRSQKYSQSHKHDNGYSASKYSQFEDVRTVGVTNVDNTLTAEQVKLFFSTNGGVVSKVEIFPEHAVAMVEFEKASDAGNVTMSLRTKQLGNREIVLTSMAEVVSIIKGKKESHQQPVPKMMVPASIRRKRK, from the exons AAAGCATTGCTTAACTTTCATGAGGATCGAACTTTCGATGAACCATCATTcaggaattggaaagagCGAATAGATCATTTTCGTAGTAAGGAACTGGATCCGGAGTTGGTGACAGATTTATTACAGGAAGCTATGGCTGATTTAAAATTCCATTACTACGATATTGACAAGTTTATAGATTACACAATCGACTACTTTGCAATGGCTGGAGCTACAGGATCTGAAATAATGAACCTTcgtcttcaacttctagAAATTCCACATGCTGGATTGCAGGATTCTTTTTCTAAAATGTCGGCTACTGTTTCGAAATACTCAACCCAGTATGAAGACGATATGTCAGTAGCTCAGAAAACCTATTCAGCaaccttgaagaaacaaaaacaTATTGAAATCTTCGAATTAGCCTTATTAAGAGAACCAGATAACATGTCTCTATGGACAGAATATGTGAAAAACTACGCAAAGTACATGGCTAGGGAAGATGATGACGCTCTTTTGTCGATATTTCGTCGAGCACCCAAGTCTGATGAGCTGTGGCTTCCCTTCTGTTTGTTGTGTATATATACTGTCTATGAACAGCAGTTCAGAGGTAAAGTTCTCGACGATAGAGTCTTGCTCCATATAACAGGCGAGCTTACTAGATTGTTTCCCTACCATCCTTCGGCTTACACAGAAGCATTGAAGCTTCCAGTCGACCGGATAAAAATGATAATTACCATTAAAAATTTGGATTTAATTCATAAGTCTGACTATAATGAATGGAAGAAGGTTGCGTTGGCTATTTTGACATATTTATCATCTGGAATTTCATGGAATGATCCAGAAATAAAGAAGCTACAAGAGAAACTAGAT CTTCAAAACTTCGCAATCGAGTTTGCTGAATTTGCTATAGTTGAAAACAATGatatttttcattctgTTGAAAAGCTTTCGATTACACTTTTGGAACGACTTGGAGATCAAGAGAGTGTTCATAAGCTTGCTAAGCAGTTGGTGGAACGTTTTTCTGATCAATGTGAGGTATGGCTCTTTCTCATAAATTTTTACATCAGTGTAAATGAAAACAAAGATTTTATAACTTCTTTGTTTGAGAAGGGAGTCTCCTTTGCAAAATCTCTTGATTGGCCAGAAAGGTTGATTGAAGAGTGGATACACTTCGAAACAGTTTATGGTACACCAATATCATCAAAGAAAGCTGTCTTGTTTTGTAATAATACTTTACAGGATTTGGCAttggaaattcaaaatgaaaGCAACGAGGAGGTTGATGATAAGCAGGCAGTTCTatcagaagatgaagatagtGAAGAAGGAGATAAAAAACGTagaaaattgaataaaAACGATTCATCTGCTATAGTACCTCCTAGATCGAGAGAGAATTTGATGGTTAAAGTGGAAAATTTGACTTCCGATGTCACCAGGAATGATATAACTCGTTTCTTTAGTGACTGTGGAAGTATTAGAGAATTGTCTATTGTGGAAAATAGTGCGACAATTGAATTCCATGAAGAACGAGAAGTTTTGGCTGCAATTACTAAggataagaagaaaatttcTGGGAAGGAGATCTCTGTGAAACGAATAGTGAattgtattctttttgTTAACAATTACCCACCCAGTATGGACCAGGGCTGCATAAGGTTGATGTTCGAACAGATAGGTAAGTTGGCCAGTATCAGGTTTCCTTCTCAGCGTTCGAACCATACTAGACGGTTCTGCTATGTAGAATATGAAAACGCCAATTCTGCTCTTCAAGCTGTCAAGATTTATAATGGAAAGGTATTGGTAGATAATGTTCTCCATCAGGATTTTGCTCTTCAGGTTGCTATATCTGATTCTGAAGCCAAGTCAGATAGAGAAACCAAGATGGAAAGCCAGATTAGAGTGAAGAACATTGACTACATGCTTGATATTGAAGCCATCAAAGGCATGTTTGTTGAATGTGGAACTGTTACTCTGGTAGTAATTCCTAAGTTTCAGCGAAATAATTTTAATCAAAAGAACAATGGTTTGGCATACGTTACTTTTGAGAGTAATCACGAAGCACAAAAGGCTGTACAAATGGATGGAAAGATAATTGGAGGTAGACCAATTTCGGTTGCTTTAAGCTCGCGTTCACAGAAATACTCACAGTCACACAAGCATGATAATGGCTATTCAGCATCCAAATATTcacaatttgaagatgtaaGAACTGTGGGTGTTACTAATGTTGATAACACATTGACTGCAGAGCAAGTTAAACTATTTTTCTCTACCAATGGAGGTGTTGTTAGTAAAGTTGAGATCTTTCCTGAACATGCTGTGGCCATGGTGGAGTTTGAAAAGGCATCAGATGCTGGAAATGTGACTATGAGTCTTAGAACCAAGCAATTGGGAAACAGGGAGATTGTGTTGACGTCAATGGCAGAAGTTGTTAGTATTATTAAGGGAAAGAAGGAGCTGCATCAACAACCTGTTCCAAAGATGATGGTTCCAGCATCAATACGTCGCAAGAGAAAGTAA
- the CDC60 gene encoding cytosolic leucyl tRNA synthetase (go_function tRNA ligase activity; ATP binding~go_process tRNA aminoacylation for protein translation) — MSAPIKLENTVRRDTLIDIEKKYQKIWADQKLFEVDAPTIEEDPTEDADELRKKYPKYFATMAYPYMNGVLHAGHSFTLSKVEFATGFERMNGKRALFPLGFHCTGMPIKAAADKIKREIEMFGSDFSGAPTEEEEEEPKKETAAKSEDVTKFKAKKSKAVAKQGRGKYQFEIMMQLGISKEEVVKFSDSDYWLKFFPPLTQKDVTAFGGRVDWRRSMVTTPANLYYDAFVRWQINRLRDVGKIKFGERYTIYSELDGQACLDHDRQSGEGVNPQEYTGIKIEVTEFADAAQKLFSQEKFDFANKKIYLVAATLRPETMYGQTCCFVSPKLDYGIFDAGNNEFYITTERAFKNMSYQKLTPKRGYYKPEVRINGAALVGSKIHAPLAVHKELRVLPMETVLASKGTGVVTCVPSDSPDDFVTTRDLYNKPEYYGIEKEWVQPEIIPIVKTEKYGDKCAEFLVNDLKIQSPKDAVQLAQAKELAYKEGYYNGTMVIGKYAGEKVEAAKPKVRADLVASGEAFVYNEPEGLVISRSGDECIVSLEDQWYIDYGEETWKAQALDCLAHMQTFAKETRHGFEAVLDWLKNWAVTRNFGLGTRLPWDERYLVESLSDSTIYMAYYTIDRFLHSDYYGKVSGKFAIKPEQMTDEVFDFIFTRRENIKTDIPIEQLKAMRREFEYFYPLDVRISGKDLIPNHLTFFIYTHVALFPRQFWPQGIRANGHLMLNNAKMSKSTGNFMTLEQIVEKFGADASRIALADAGDSVEDANFDESNANAAILRLTTLKEWCEEVAKTKDSLRTGPTDSFFDQAFENEMNSLIEETYEFYNNTHYKAALKTGLFDFQAARDYYRDSVSNNIGMHKDLVLKYIETQALMLAPIAPHFAEYIYVEILGNKGTVHNTAFPRATKEISKSIADALSYVRDISRSIREAEANVLKKKKGGKPSEVDASKPAKLTLFVSNSYPDWQDSYIDLVRELYEKQSLDDNKAIREKVGKDMKRAMPFISLLKQRLTVENPQTVFNRKLTFNETDVLKSVTANIKKATYSVNVEEVEIISFENGAKQGQNVLTGESVEISVTGKIVDSAVPGEPGIMLNNL, encoded by the coding sequence ATGAGTGCTCccatcaagttggaaaacacCGTGCGTAGAGATACCTtaattgatattgaaaagaaatatCAGAAAATCTGGGCTGACCAAAAATTGTTTGAAGTCGATGCCCCTACCATTGAAGAGGATCCCACTGAAGATGCGGACgaattgagaaagaagtaCCCCAAGTACTTCGCCACTATGGCCTACCCATACATGAACGGTGTCTTACATGCGGGCCATTCCTTCACTTTGTCCAAAGTTGAGTTTGCCACTGGTTTTGAAAGAATGAACGGAAAGAGAGCCTTATTCCCACTCGGTTTCCACTGTACTGGTATGCCGATCAAGGCTGCTGCCGACAAGATCAAGCGTGAGATTGAAATGTTTGGCTCAGACTTTTCCGGAGCTccaactgaagaagaagaagaagaaccaaagaaagagaCTGCTGCCAAGTCTGAAGATGTCACCAAGTTCAAGGCTAAGAAGTCCAAGGCTGTAGCTAAGCAAGGAAGAGGTAAGTACCAGTTTGAGATCATGATGCAATTGGGAAtttccaaggaagaagttgtaaAGTTTTCTGACTCGGACTACTGGCTCAAATTCTTCCCTCCTTTGACCCAGAAAGATGTTACAGCTTTTGGTGGAAGAGTCGACTGGAGAAGATCTATGGTGACTACCCCAGCCAACCTCTACTACGATGCCTTCGTCAGATGGCAGATCAATAGATTGAGAGATGTGGGCAAGATCAAGTTCGGTGAAAGATACACCATCTACTCTGAATTGGATGGACAAGCCTGTTTGGACCACGACAGACAATCTGGTGAAGGTGTCAACCCACAGGAGTACACAGGCATTAAAATTGAAGTCACCGAATTTGCCGACGCTGCTCAGAAGTTATTTTCACAAGAGAAGTTCGACTTtgccaacaagaagatctaCTTGGTTGCAGCTACTTTGAGACCAGAAACCATGTACGGTCAAACTTGTTGTTTCGTATCGCCCAAGCTCGACTACGGTATCTTTGATGCTGGCAATAACGAGTTCTACATTACTACTGAACGTGCCTTCAAGAACATGTCGTACCAAAAATTGACCCCCAAGAGAGGATACTACAAGCCTGAAGTTAGAATCAACGGTGCCGCTTTGGTGGGTTCAAAGATCCACGCTCCTTTGGCTGTGCACAAGGAGTTGAGAGTGTTGCCTATGGAAACCGTATTGGCCTCAAAGGGTACCGGTGTTGTGACATGCGTCCCTTCTGACTCTCCAGATGATTTCGTTACCACCAGAGACTTGTACAACAAACCCGAATACTACGGTATCGAGAAGGAATGGGTTCAACCGGAAATCATCCCAATTGTCAAAACGGAGAAATATGGTGACAAGTGCGCAGAATTCTTGGTCAACGACTTAAAAATTCAGTCTCCAAAAGATGCTGTTCAATTGGCTCAAGCTAAGGAGCTTGCCTATAAAGAAGGTTACTACAATGGTACCATGGTCATTGGCAAATATGCCGGTGAGAAGGTCGAAGCTGCAAAGCCAAAGGTCAGAGCTGATTTAGTAGCTTCTGGAGAAGCTTTCGTTTACAATGAGCCAGAAGGTCTTGTTATTTCCAGATCAGGCGACGAGTGTATTGTTTCATTAGAGGACCAATGGTACATTGACTACGGTGAAGAAACCTGGAAGGCTCAGGCCTTGGACTGTTTGGCCCACATGCAAACCTTTGCTAAGGAAACTAGACATGGATTTGAAGCTGTCTTGGACtggttgaagaattggGCTGTGACCAGAAACTTCGGTTTGGGTACCAGATTGCCATGGGATGAAAGATACTTGGTAGAGTCTTTGTCTGATTCTACAATCTATATGGCCTACTACACCATTGATCGTTTCCTCCACTCGGACTATTACGGTAAGGTATCCGGTAAGTTTGCCATCAAACCAGAGCAAATGACCGATGaagtttttgatttcattttcactCGTCGTGAAAACATCAAGACCGATATCCCTATCGAACAATTGAAGGCCATGAGAAGAGAGTTTGAATACTTCTACCCTCTTGATGTGAGAATTTCAGGTAAAGACTTGATTCCAAACCATTTAACCTTCTTTATCTACACACACGTAGCCTTGTTCCCCAGACAGTTCTGGCCCCAGGGTATCAGAGCTAATGGTCacttgatgttgaacaacGCCAAGATGTCCAAGTCCACTGGTAATTTCATGACCTTGGAACAAATCGTAGAAAAGTTCGGTGCTGATGCTTCTAGAATTGCTTTGGCTGATGCTGGTGACTCTGTAGAAGATGCCAACTTCGACGAGTCTAATGCTAATGCTGCTATCTTACGTTTGACTACTTTGAAGGAATGGTGTGAAGAAGTCGCCAAGACCAAGGACTCGTTGAGAACTGGTCCAACGGACTCTTTCTTTGACCAGGCTTTTGAAAACGAAATGAACAGcttgattgaagaaacttatgaattctacaacaacaCTCACTACAAGGCTGCCTTGAAGACAGGTTTGTTTGATTTCCAAGCTGCCAGAGACTACTATAGAGACTCTGTATCCAACAACATTGGCATGCACAAGGATTTGGTTTTGAAGTATATTGAAACCCAGGCTTTGATGTTGGCACCAATTGCTCCTCACTTTGCCGAGTACATCTACGTTGAAATCTTGGGTAATAAGGGCACCGTGCATAACACTGCTTTCCCAAGAGCCACCAAGGAAATCTCTAAGTCTATTGCCGACGCCTTACTGTACGTCAGAGACATTTCCAGATCGATTCGTGAAGCCGAAGCCAatgttttgaagaagaagaagggtGGCAAGCCATCTGAAGTCGACGCTTCCAAGCCAGCAAAATTAACCTTGTTTGTATCTAACTCGTACCCAGACTGGCAAGACAGCTACATTGACCTCGTGAGAGAGTTGTACGAAAAACAATCTTTGGATGACAACAAGGCTATTAGAGAAAAGGTCGGAAAAGACATGAAGCGTGCCATGCCATTTATTTCGCTCTTGAAGCAGAGATTGACTGTAGAGAACCCTCAAACCGTCTTCAACAGAAAGTTGACGTTCAACGAAACAGATGTGCTTAAGTCTGTTACTgccaacatcaagaaggcAACCTACTCTGTCAAtgtcgaagaagttgaaattatTTCGTTTGAGAACGGTGCCAAACAGGGCCAAAACGTTCTCACTGGTGAATCTGTAGAAATCTCCGTCACCGGTAAGATTGTAGACTCTGCTGTTCCAGGTGAGCCAGGTATCATGCTTAACAACCTCTAG